Part of the Bdellovibrionales bacterium genome is shown below.
ACTTCATAATTACACGTCGATTCTCGCGGCGTTGGCGAGAGTCCTCCGGAGGGTTTTTAGGATTCACGTAAGCGGCTAATTCGGTTCCCTCGTGAAGGGATAGGATTCGAAAATCGGCGGGGGCGTCTCTTAGATTTTCGAGAACCTTTCGGTAATCGGAGTAATCGGCGCAAGGAGAACCCGCGGTTTCATTCTGCCCGTTTGCACAGCGGCGGACCGATAACATACCTATACTATTTTCAGTAGGACGCCCGCGATCTTCTCGCCCGTCCCCCTTCATACCCATCGCTGCGAATGCAATGCGAATTCCTTTATAGTTAATAATCTCGGGAGTTGTTGTCTCGCGAACCGACCCAATTCCAGAAAATGAAAACGGAAGTTGTTTCTCAATCCGACGGAGGTTTTTGTAGGATTCATTGAGACCTTCCTGTCCAAAATCGGTCGCATGATTGTTGGCCAGCGAAATCAAATTAAATCCTCTCTCGCGAACGAGGTACTCAAGACCCGCAGGATGACTTCGCTGACTGAATTTTTGATCCGTCGTTAAATCTCTTCGATCCGTAACAACACTCTCCATATTCAAAAAATTAAAATCATTATCGCTGGTGAGAGGCTTCAAACCCGCCGTCATCTCTTCCCACGTATAAAAACGCCCATAAGTCGCACCCCGGGGATTGACCTCGGTCACTCCGGTGCGAGACAACGAGACATCGCCCCCCATCCCGATCACGATTTCGTCAACGGCGGGCGCCGCGGCCCAAATTGGGCAGTCAGGTGTTAATAAACTGATCAACAGAATCATAAAAAGAGGGTGTTTCTTCATAAAACATAGGCAATACACTTTAAATGCCAAGAGGTTCGCCTGAAGCACCCGAGAATAAAAAAACCTGAGCAGGGGAAGGACTCCTTCTGCCCAGGTCTAAGCTGTCTTCCTGGCCACACCTTAACCATACGAAGACAACCAAATCTCATGTTGTGTTTGTCGTACAATTCATAACCGATCTTATCTAGTGCATATCGATAATGACTTTAATGCAGTCATCTTTTTTATCGTTAAACGTTTTGTACGCTTCGGGACTTTGATCGATTTTTATCTTATGAGTGATCACAAATGACGGATCGATCTCTTCATTGAGAATTCGATCGAGCAAAGGCTTCATATATTTCTGAGTGTGAGTCTGACCCATCTTAAACGTCAGCCCCTTTCCGAAAGCCGCGCCAAAAGGGACTTTGTCGAGGAGACCACCGTAGACGCCGGGAATCGATACGGTTCCCCCCTTGCGACAGCTTTGAATGGCTTGGCGTAGAGCATCGGGACGATCGGTCGCCATAAAAGTGGCCGCCTTCACTCGATCAAGAAGAGCCGTCACGGTATGCCCATGGGCTTCAAGTCCGACGGCATCAATACAGGAGTCAGGTCCGATGCCACCTGTGCGATAGTTGATTTCGTCGAGAATCCCGTCACCCTCGTCAAAGTTGATGGTCTCCGCCCCAGCGTCTCGTGCCATTTTTAATCGCCCTTCGTAATGGTCTATACTGATCACTCTTTCTGCCCCTAACATAAATGCAGAACGGATTGCCATTTGACCCACGGGACCAGCGCCCCAGATCGCAACGGTATCTCCACGTTTAATATTTGCATTCTCTGCAGCCATGTAACCGGTCGGAAAAATATCACTCAGGAATAAGACTTTCTCATCGGGAATTCCCGCAGGAATGACCAATGAGTTCGTATCCACAAAAGGAACGCGAATGAATTCAGCCTGACCGCCGGCATATCCTCCGTAGATGTGCGAATATCCAAAAAGAGCTGATCCACCATGCGCGTACATCGTATCGGCAATCACTGCGTTGGGATTGGTGTTCTCACAAAAAGAATATTCATCATCACTACAGTGAGAACAGTGACCACAAGCGATATCAAAAGGGATGACAATTTTATCTCCAACTTTGACGGTGGACACCATTGGTCCGACTTCGACAACTTCTCCCATAGTTTCATGACCCATGATATCGCCCTTTTGCATCGTCGGAATATAACCATCATAAAGATGGAGATCCGATCCACAAATGGCGGCCGTGGTCACTTTGATAATGGCATCGTGCGGATTAAGAATTCGAGGGTCTTTCACATTTTTAACTTGGATGGAGTGTTTTCCTTCCCAACATAGTGCTTTCATAAATTCTCCTTTTTTATTAGTGGGTCGTTATTAAATCTTCGGAGCGACCGCTGGGTTGGCCTTCGGTCGTTGGCACTTCACCCGTTTCCATAAACGCTTTTAAACGACGTAAAATAATATAAGCCTTTGACTCTGAGTCTTTCAGCATCAGTTTTGTCACCGCATCTTTTATCTCCTCCAGTGATCCATCCAACTTAAATTTGAGAGCGACAATAGTTCCGCGCTTGGCTTGAGCTTTAACCATAGCAAAAGCCCCGATCACTTTAATATTGTCGGTAGTTGTTCCGCTCCAAATCACCAACTCCTGAGTCCGTTGAAGTGTGATTTGACAATGACTGATGTCTTTCATAAAACCCGAATAGTGACGTGAATCCGTAAGAAACTTATAGACGTCTTCAATCGGCTTGGAAATGGTCGTCATTTGTGGACGAACTTTTTGAAAGTCGTGATCGAATAAATCTTGAGGAAAAATCTCCGCAATCATGATGGGCTTTGCCTGCGATCGCGGAGAAGTCTTCCGACTTTTCTGATAAATTAAATTTTGATCCATTTTGCCTCCTTGAGAGGGAAGTTAGTCCCAAAATTAGAACTAATTCCCTAATATAAAGAAGGTAGGTGCACAGAGTGTGCCCTAAAAAAAATTATAAGAATCCCACTCAATATTCAGCGTCGACGAACTGCCCCATGACTGAGCTACGGATCAGCGGGAAAGGGATTTTGACAACCTTTGACATGGTCCGAGAGGGTGCTGAAAAGTTCTGTACTGTTGATAGGCTTAGTTAGATGTCCGTTGCATCCGACCGAATGAGTGAGTTCTCGCTCCTCGGCCATAGCATGGGCAGTTAAAGCGACAATAGGTTTACTGTAGCCTGACCCTCGCAAAATTCGAGTGGCTTCATAACCATCCATCAGTGGCATTTGAATATCCATAAGAACAATATCAAAGTTCTTTTCATTCGTTCTCTCTAAAACTTGCACCCCATTACTGACAACTTCAACGTTAGCGCCAGTTTTTTCTAGAATTTTTTTAATAATATACTGATTGTCAGGACAATCCTCGGCTAACAGGATGTTCACGCCACAAAGATCTGGAATAAAATCTTGAGGCATTGCGATTTTAAAAGGGCTTTTATTGCTCTTTGGTCCTCTCGCCTTAAAAGTAATTGAAAATGTGCTCCCCGATTTCTTTATATTTTCCCGAATTTGAATATCTCCACCCAAAGCTCGAGCTAACCTACGCGAAAGAGCTAAACCTAGCCCGGTTCCACCAAATCTCCGATTGGTACTTGTCTCAGCCTGCGCGAAGGGCTCAAACAATTTTTCTCTTTGATCGTGAGTAAGGCCAATTCCCGTGTCAACCACGTCAATCGTAAAATTATGCCAATCCTCGTCTGAGGAAGAGCTCACGGAAATAGTTACTCCTCCCTTGGATGTAAACTTAATCGCATTGCCGATAATGTTCACCAATACCTGCCGCAGCCTAACGGGGTCAGAGCAGATTAATTTTGGGACTTTATTATTGATGTTCAAAATCAAATACAACTGCTTCTCCCGCATCTGTTCGCGAAAAAGATCAATGACTTCGTCTAGCAGTACTACAAATGAAAACTCCACACATTCAATTTCTAGGCGGCCCGCCTCTACCTTAGATAAATCTAAAATATCGTCGATAATACGAGTCAGCGCCTTGCCGTTACGAGAAATGGTATCAATAAAACGAACTCTTTCGACGTTTGTAACATTGGAATCCTTTAATAAATCTGTAAATCCTATTATGGCTCCGAGGGGAGTGCGAATCTCGTGGCTCATATTTGCGAGAAAAGCCGATTTAACCTTGTTGGCCCGTTCGGCCTCGTCTTTCGCTTCCTTTAAATTTTCGGCGGCTCGTTTTTTCTCGGTCACATTTATTGTTATTCCAGTAAGACGGTAGGGCTTACCGAGTTTATTGCAATAAGCTCTGCCCTTCGCATTGATCCAGATGATTTCTCCGCTGGGTCTCACGACGCGATACTCGACATCGTAGGGAAGATTTTGAAAGGTCGCCTTCTGAATTTCGTCCCAGATCCGATCTCGATCATCCCGATGAATTCGAGCGAGAGATTCTTCTAATGAATGTTTATAGCTCGACGGATCAATCCCCCAATCATTCATCAGAGTCTCGCTGATGTCGGCGTAACCCGTTTCCGCGTTCCAGTCCCAATAACCTATACTTCCTGAGATACTTAGGAGATCCCTAGTCTCACTTAACGAACAACGTAGCTCAGCATTTTCTGCTTCGAGAATACCTATTTTCTTCCTCAAACTAAGATTTTCATCTTGAATTCGAGAAGGAGAATTGTTGAGGTTTACCTCGGTCTTCATTGGTCTCCAGCTACTAAATAACCTTTATTTTATACATAGAACGATTCCACACTTTCAAGAAAATTGATAAATAGATTGAAATATCACGGTGAGCAAAATATCTTTTTACAGTTTATTAATAAAAACTAACTTATATCGACGATTAAGTATCGAATCTAGCGTTTTAAAGTCGCTCTGTTCTTCTCGAAAATTGCGATCAGTATAAGAAGAAATGCGAACAGGCGTAAAAGATAGACCCAACTGTTGGACTCGGCAATATTGGCATTCGCAGTAGCTCCATAAACCTCTCGAACTACGAGCAGCACAACGCGCTCAATCGCTAAAATCCAACTGGCAAAGCAGAAAAATAAAAAAAATCGGTCCTTTGACACGCGCCAAAATTTTAAAAAAAACAGACCCGACGCTGCGAAAGAGGCCATACATATTCCCGATAGAAAATCCGCGATGGGTAACATTATGTGACCTCCCAAATCAAACCAAACAGCAGAAGCATTCCACCTGCAGCGCTACAAACATTTCTCCACATCGGACCTTGAAAATCCGTATTCGGGAGCAATATGAGATCAATAAATAAAATCGTGTTACTAATAGCTAGGAAGCCGAAGCAACAACAACTCCACAATAAAAGTATAGTCGGGGTTCTCTTGTAACCCATAAATAGCATGATCGCGCAGGCTGTACTCATGAGCGCACATAAAATGTAAACGATTTCAGCCATCTTCATCCTCATTTTTTTTGGGGTCCGAACCAATGACAAAAGCATCCGCGAAGTTTCTGGCTCGCTTCATCGGAGAGAAGATCAGTTGGAGAACCGTGTGTTTCCGAACCTTGTAAATTTCCACGAGATCATCAATCAATCGCTCTAATTCTGGTGTCTTTGGACGATAGGCAAAGGAGATGGAATCTTCGCTCGCTTCGATAATTCCTATAGAGCGCAATACAGTGAATCGATTGGAGACCGAGGCCGCGCTGGTGCGTAGCTCATCTGAAATAGAGCGTGCGGTCCACCATTTGTCTTTATGCTGCCGCATGAGAACAATCATTTCCAGCTGCTCGACGGAATCGATATGGGAGAAAAGAAACTGTTTAATCTCTTCCAAAACATCCATACTCAATTCATTTCTCTCATTTCTGTGGGCGCCCGGCGACAATGCTGAGCAATCCGTTGAAGTAACTGTTCCCGATGGACCGGCTTAGTCAGATGATCATCGCACCCCGCCGCCAGGCTGCGCTCCCGCTCCTCTTTGAGCGCGTGGGCCGTCAGTGCTAAAATAGGTTTCACATAATTTAAACTCCGAAGCTGTCGTGTCGCCTGATAACCGTCGAGAACAGGCATTTGAATATCCATGAGCACAATATCAAAATTACCATCTAAGGCGAGATCTACAGCCTGTTGACCATTGTCAGCGAGCTGAACCTTGGCGCCCGCGAGACTCAAAAAGTGAGAGATTAATGTTTGATTGTCTGGGGAGTCTTCGGCCAATAACACTTTCACTCCGCTTAAGAGATCTCCGACTAGTCGAGGCACCGGCGTATCCTCGCGATGAAGGGTACCTACACGATCCACAAACTTTATATCGTTGAGCGATCCCGTATCCAGAGTAATAATAAAAGTACTTCCCTTATTAAGAGCACTTTCACTCAGCACGACATCGCCACCCAGCTTGTTGGCCAATTTTCGAGAGAGCGCAAGTCCCAACCCGGTCCCCCCATATTTTCTCGTCGTCGAACTGTCCGCCTGAATAAAGGGTTTAAATAATTTCGCGGCCTGCTCCTCGGTGATCCCTAGCCCCTCATCGGTCACGGCGATTTGCAGCAATCCCTGACCTTGTGCGTTTTTTGTGGCCTTCACCTGAATCTTAACTTCGCCCTTTTCGGTAAATTTTATGGCGTTACCGACAACATTCATCATGATCTGTCTGAGGCGCATGGGATCTGAATTTATCACGGTCGGAATGGATGTCTCTAGAGTGGCCGAGAGTCGAATGCCTTTCTCCTCGGCCTGATGCTGAAAAGATTGAATGGAATTAAAAAGAAAATCCGGTAATGAAAAAGGCGCCCTTTCGATCTGAATGTGTCCAGCCTCAATCTTCGAAAGATCTAGAACATCACCGATGAGTCGTGACAACAGCTCGCCATTTTTCTGGATGGTGGCGAGATAAAGATCTCGATCGGCGGAACTGATCTCTGGCGCCGCCAATAGTTCAGAAAATCCGAGCACCACTCCTAAGGGGGTTCGAATCTCATGACTCATGTTCGCCAGAAAATTACTTTTAGCTTGATTCGCGGCCAGGGACTCTTCCTTGGCGCGAATCAAATCCTTTTCGATGTTCTTCATGTCGTCGATGTCGGTACAAGTGACGACCCAAGAGCCCGACTCCCCGGTGACGTAGGGGTCAAGAACTCCGCGTAAAATATGCCAGCGATAACTATTGTCCTCGTTACGCAAAAGTCGGCACTCGGCTTCGAAATTTGTGGCGCCCAAAGCGTCGCTCGAGAATTTCTCGAGGATGTGGGATAAATCTTCGGGAAAAATCGCCAACTGCCAGCCACTACCACTGCTCTGCTCTAAAGTGAGACCCGAGTAATCCGTCCATACCCGGTTGCAATAATCTAAAGTGCCATCGGATTGAAACTTCCATATAATATGTGGAATGGAGTCAGCGAGATGACGATATCTCTTAAGTCCATCCAGTTGAAGTGTGGTGATTTGCCGAGCACGATCGCGAACTTCGCTCTGACGAATCAATTCCGCCTGTTCGCGGAGCTGTCGATTTTTAAGATAAAGTTCAACGAAAGCCGCAACTTTAAGATCTAAAATAAATGCATCAAAAGGTTTAAATATATAATCAACGGCGCCCGACTGATACCCTCGATGAACAAATTCTTCTTCCTTGTTAATCGCAGTCACAAAGATGATAGGAATATCTTTTGATCGCTCACGTTGCTTGATTAAACTCACCGTTTCAAAACCATCCATGCCAGGCATCTGCACATCCATCAGAATGACTGCAAAATCATACTTTAAAACAGCGGAGAGCGCTTCGTTCCCACTACTTGCTTTGACCAAATTGTAATTGGGTCGGCGAAGTACGGCCTCGAGCGAGAGCAAGCCCTCCTCGTGATCATCCACGAGGAGAATGTTCACTTTACCATCAATGGACATTGCTCTTCTCAGTCTGCTGTTTTTTAAGCCAAATATTCATCAATGATAGCAATTTTTGCGCGTCAACCGGCTTGGTGATGTAATCGGAAGCACCGGCTTCGATGCACTTCTCACGATCCCCTTTCATGGCTTTGGCAGTTAAAGTAATTATCGGAAGCTCTTGGAACTGTTGCATCTCACGAATGCGACGGGTGGCTTCGATTCCGTCCATCTCGGGCATCATCACATCCATCAAAATCAAATCGAAATCCGATTTCTCTTGAAGCATTTGCAAGCCGACCTTTCCATTCTCGGCGTAGCTGACAATCATACCACGAGCCTCGAGCACGCTGGTTAAAGCAAAAATGTTTCTCATGTCATCGTCCACGAGGAGAACTTTTTTCCCTCCGAAATCCGCATCATTCGGCAAATTGGGAATATCTTCTCTCACTTCCATTTTTTGGATAGTTCGCTCTTCAGCCGCTCCTTTGTAGCGCTGAGGCAAGTAAAGCGTAAAAGTACTACCGGTTCCCGGCGTGCTATGCACTTCAATATATCCTCCCAATAACAGAGCGATCTCGCGACTGATGGTTAACCCAAGACCGGTTCCACCGTATTTGCGACTGGTGGTTCCATCGGCTTGCTGAAAGGCCTCAAAGATCAGTTTTTGTTTATCTTCGGGAATTCCAATACCCGTATCAGTCACTGAGAACGCCAATACTCGTTTCGCTTGATTTAAGCTATCCATCGGAAAGACTCGGTGCTTATCCGCTAAAGTCACCATCATCGTGACCTTTCCTTCCGACGTAAACTTAAACGCATTGGATAAGAGATTCTTTAAAATCTGATGTAAACGATTATTATCAGTGAACATCTGCTTAGGAACTCCCTGCGAAATGTCCACAGAGAAATCCAGAGATTTATGTTGAGCCACAGGGCGGAAGTTTTGCTCCACATTTTCTGCGAGATCGCTGAGAGTGATCTCTCGAGGCTCGATCGGCATTTTTCCAGCCTCCACCTTAGAAAGATCAAGGATCTCGTTGATGAGAGACAGAAGATCGTTGCCCGCGGAGTAAACCGTGTTGGCAAACTTCACCTGCTCGCTCGTCAGATTCTTCTCTTTATTTTCGGCGAGAGACTTCGACAAAATTAAAAGACTGTTGAGCGGCGTGCGTAACTCATGGGACATGTTGGCAAGGAATTCCGACTTGTACTTCGAAATCAAGGACAGCTGCTCGGCTTTCTCCTCCAGAGACAAACTGGCTTGCTCGACTTCGTTATTCTTCACTTCAAGAAGCTTCGCCTTGTCTTCCAACTCCTTAGCTTGAGCTTCGAGCTCGGCATTAGATCTTTGAAGCTCTTGGAGGAGTTCTTCCGTTCTCATAGAGCTTGAGATCATATTTAAGATAACGCCAATCGAATCCATCAATTGATCTAAAAAATTCAAATAGTTCGGAGAGAATCGCGTAAACGACGCAAGTTCAATCACCGCCTTCAATTCACCTTCGAAGAGAACGGGCAGAACCACAACGCTCAATGGTTTCGCCTCACCGAGGCTCGATGCAACGTAAACGTAATCATCGGGAACATGAGTCAGTAAAATCTGCTTTTTCTCAAAGGCACACTGACCTACAAGGCCCTCTTTCATTTTATATTTACTCGCCACATTTTTACGGACCGTAAAGCCATAGCTTGCCACAAGATGGAGAGCCGGCTCACCGTCCTCTTGCTCCATCATAAAAAATGTACCGTGTTGCGCATCAATCAACGGAGTCAGTTCAGACATAATGAGCTGAGCGACCGCAGTGATGCTTCTTTGACCTTGCATCATTCCCGAAAACTTCGCGAGGTTGGTCTTTAACCAATCCTGCTCGGTGTTTTTCTGAGTCGTATCCTTTAAATTCGCGATCATCTGGTTAATATTATTTTTAAGAGCGGCAACCTCTCCCTGCGCATCCACTGTCACAGATCGAGTTAAATCTCCTTCGGTCACCGCCGTGGACACCTCTGCAATCGCGCGAACCTGAGACGTCAAATTTCCTGCGAGCTGATTCACGTTATCCGTTAAATCTTTCCATGTTCCTGCGGCACCTGGAACTTTCGCCTGACCCCCGAGCTTTCCTTCAATTCCCACCTCGCGAGCCACTGTGGTCACCTGATCGGCAAATGTTCTTAAAGTGTCGGTCATGTTATTGATCGTTTCTGCGAGAGCGGCCACTTCCCCTTTCGCTTCGAGAACGAACTTTTGATTCAAATCCCCGTTAGCGACTGCCGTCACGACCTTAATAATCCCTCGCACTTGGGACGTAAGGTTGGTCGCCATAAAGTTCACGTTATCCGTGAGATCTTTCCAAGTTCCTGCAACACCCGGCACGCGTGCTTGCGCTCCAAGCTTTCCTTCGATACCCACTTCGCGTGCGACCGTAGTCACTTGATCGGCAAATGTTCTTAAAGTATCGACCATGGAATTCATTGTTTCTGCGAGGGCCGCCACTTCCCCTTTTGCTTCGAGAACGAACTTTTGATTTAAATCTCCGTTAGCAACCGAAGTGACCACTTTAATAATTCCGCGAACCTGTTTCGTCAGGTTTGAGGCCATAAAGTTCACGTTATCAGTAAGATCCTTCCAAGTTCCAGAAACACCTTTCACATCCGCCTGTCCACCCAGTTTTCCTTCGGTTCCCACCTCTTTCGCCACCCGAGTCACTTCCGAAGCGAACGATGATAACTGATCAACCATCTTATTGATCACATCTTTGATCTGAAGAATTTCGCCTTTAGCATCCACAGTGATCTTTTGCCCCAGATCTCCATTAGCAATGGAGGTTGCAACTTTAGAAACGTCGCGAAGTTGAACTGTTAAGTTTGAGGCCATCGCGTTCACGTTGTCTGTGAGATCTTTCCAAGTTCCAGAAACGCCTTTCACTTCGGCTTGGCCCCCAAGTTTACCTTCGGTTCCCACCTCTTTCGCCACGCGAGTCACTTCCGCGGCGAAGGAGTTCAACTGATCGACCATGGTGTTAATCGTATTTTTAAGCTCGAGGATTTCTCCTTTAACATCCACCGTGATCTTCTGAGATAAATCGCCCTTTGCAACCGCGGTGGTGACCTTGGCAATATTTCGAACTTGGTTCGTTAAGTTACCAGCAAGAACGTTCACGTTGTCTGTTAAATCTTTCCATGTCCCGGAAACCCCTTTCACATCGGCTTGCCCACCCAGCTTTCCTTCGGTTCCCACTTCTTTCGCCACGCGAGTCACTTCCGAGGAGAAAGAGCGAAGTGTATCCACCATGGTATTGATTGTATTTTTGAGTTCGAAGATTTCACCACGGGCATCCACCGTAATTTTCTGGGATAAATCACCGTTCGCGACCGCGGTGGTGACCTTGGCAATGTTACGAACCTGTGACGTTAAGTTTCCGGCGAGTTGATTCACGTTGTCCGTGAGATCTTTCCAAGTTCCAGAAACCCCCTTCACCTGCGCTTGTCCACCGAGTTTTCCCTCAGTTCCCACTTCTTTTGCAACACGTGTCACCTCTGCGGCAAATGAGGACAACTGATCCACCATGGTATTGATCGTGCTCTTCAGTTCGAGGATCTCTCCACGAGCGTCCACCGTAATTTTTTGGGATAAATCACCTTTTGCAACTGCGGTCGTCACCTTTGCGATATTCCGAACCTGGTTGGTTAAATTCCCCGCAAGGACATTCACGTTATCTGTTAAATCTTTCCAAGTTCCAGAAACACCTTTCACATCCGCCTGTCCACCCAGTTTTCCTTCGGTTCCCACCTCTTTCGCCACCCGAGTCACTTCCGAAGCGAACGATGATAACTGATCCACCATCTTATTAATCACGTCTTTAATCTGTAAGATCTCTCCGCGAACATCCACTGTAATCTTCTGTCCGAGATCTCCGTTGGCAATGGCCGTCGCAACCTTAGAAACGTCGCGAAGTTGAACTGTTAAGTTTGAGGCCATCGCATTCACGTTATCTGTGAGATCTTTCCAAGTTCCAGAAACACCTTTCACATCGGCTTGCCCACCCAGGCGGCCTTCGGTTCCCACTTCCTTCGAAACACGCGTGACTTCTGCGGCGAAAGAGCGAAGAGTTTCCACCATCGTATTGATGGTGTCTTTGAGCTCAAGGATTTCCCCTTTCGCATCCACGGTGATTTTCTGAGACAAATCGCCATTGGCCACCGCCGTCGTCACTTTCGCGATGTTACGAACCTGGGCGGTCAAATTGTTTGCAAGACCATTCACATTATCTGTGAGATCGCGCCATGTTCCCGAAACGCCTTTGACATCCGCTTGTCCACCGAGGCGGCCTTCGGTTCCCACTTCTTTCGCCACCCGAGTCACCTCTGCGGCGAAGGAACGAAGCGTATCCACCATGGTATTGATCGTGTTTTTTAACTCTAAGATTTCTCCGCGAGCGTCGACAGTAATTTTTTGTGATAAATCGCCATTAGCAACAGCGGTCGTCACTTTCGCGATATTACGAACCTGAGCAGTCAAATTGTTTGCAAGACCATTCACGTTGTCAGTTAAATCTTTCCAGGTTCCTGAAACACCTTTAACATCCGCTTGTCCACCGAGGCGGCCTTCGGTTCCCACTTCCTTCGCCACCCGAGTCACCTCTGCAGCGAAAGACGACAACTGATCCACCATGACGTTGATGGTATTTTTAAGTTCGTAGACCTCGCCCTTTGCATCCACCGTAATTTTTTGTGATAAATCGCCTTTCGCCACCGCCGTGGTCACTTTAGCGATGTTACGAACCTGAGAAGTTAAATTCCCGGCGAGCTGATTCACGTTATCTGTAAGATCTTTCCAAATTCCAGAAGCCCCTTTCACGTCAGCCTGTCCACCGAGTTTTCCCTCGGTTCCCACCTCTTTCGCCACTCGAGTCACCTCTGATGCGAAGGAGTTCAACTGGTCCGTCATCAAATTCACTGTCGTACCGATACGATAAAACTCCCCTTTGACCGGGCGCCCATCTATCTCCAATGACATTTTCTGAGACAAATCTCCTTTGGCCACTGAAGTGATCACCCGTGCGAATTCATTCGTTGGCTGAACAAGATCTCCAATGATCGTGTTAAAGGATTCCACCGTGGTCGCCCATGCGCCTTTCACAATCCCGATGGTCGCACGTTCGTTCATTCGACCTTCCTGGCCCACCATTTTACTGACGCGTAAAAATTCTTCCGCCATGTTTCTATTAATTTCGACGATATCGTTGAGCACCTCACCCACTTCCGAAATCAATCCATCGGTCGCCGCAGAATAATGAACATCAAAGTTTCCTTGCCGAACGGCTTTCACCATTTGTAGAAGAGCACGAAGCTGATCTCGCTCGGAAGTGGGAACAAGAGTAGCGGCGCTGCCGGCACTATAACTGTAGTGACTGATTTTCTTCTGACCTCTACCGTTTCGTCGATGAATGGATTCCTCTGGAGACATCTCGGCGGACTGAGGAATAGGTGTTTCCTTAAGATTGGAGTGACTTGCCGTCGCTTTCTTTTTAGAGCGAAGTAATTTCGTTTTACCTTTTTCCAAAGGTAGAGACGATCCTGACATAACTTACCCCCATATTACATGGTCTGTTGGCGAGACAAAGGAGATGGTTCTTGAGCTTTCAACCGACAAGCCTGAAGCATCCTACTTCCCATTCCCCGCTTGTTTTTTCCGCGCTTATTGCGCAGAAGTTTTTTCTCTGCCTATTTCGTTAACATTTATCAATTTTTCCAAAGAAGAAATTTGCAAGATCTGTTCCGGTCATAAAACCAAAATAAAGTGGGGCAAATTAATAATACTCAGTTGTTTTGGGGCATAGTTCCCTGATATCGGGGAATTATTAAACATATTCAGGATCCAGATCTGCTTAGAAAATAATCAAAAAGAGGAGTCGGGTGACTTTAAAAACTCCAACTCTTCGCTGGTCGAGGTTCTGCCCAAAATCGAATTTCGATGGGGATAACGGCCAAACTTTT
Proteins encoded:
- a CDS encoding CapA family protein, whose protein sequence is MKKHPLFMILLISLLTPDCPIWAAAPAVDEIVIGMGGDVSLSRTGVTEVNPRGATYGRFYTWEEMTAGLKPLTSDNDFNFLNMESVVTDRRDLTTDQKFSQRSHPAGLEYLVRERGFNLISLANNHATDFGQEGLNESYKNLRRIEKQLPFSFSGIGSVRETTTPEIINYKGIRIAFAAMGMKGDGREDRGRPTENSIGMLSVRRCANGQNETAGSPCADYSDYRKVLENLRDAPADFRILSLHEGTELAAYVNPKNPPEDSRQRRENRRVIMKFDMAEAYGVDLIIGHHSHNVRAVRWQNNKLSFFGLGNFLFLGGQNYMDKPLWNRYGLFAKVYLSVVKNSQGHRQIKLSAVEVIPLKNMHVNPSPWGSNVGSQFISHLNSLGQQDFGSTGLQFADSGQGSGLFCVPQVPRGPRSQIICR
- a CDS encoding glutathione-dependent formaldehyde dehydrogenase — protein: MKALCWEGKHSIQVKNVKDPRILNPHDAIIKVTTAAICGSDLHLYDGYIPTMQKGDIMGHETMGEVVEVGPMVSTVKVGDKIVIPFDIACGHCSHCSDDEYSFCENTNPNAVIADTMYAHGGSALFGYSHIYGGYAGGQAEFIRVPFVDTNSLVIPAGIPDEKVLFLSDIFPTGYMAAENANIKRGDTVAIWGAGPVGQMAIRSAFMLGAERVISIDHYEGRLKMARDAGAETINFDEGDGILDEINYRTGGIGPDSCIDAVGLEAHGHTVTALLDRVKAATFMATDRPDALRQAIQSCRKGGTVSIPGVYGGLLDKVPFGAAFGKGLTFKMGQTHTQKYMKPLLDRILNEEIDPSFVITHKIKIDQSPEAYKTFNDKKDDCIKVIIDMH
- a CDS encoding response regulator gives rise to the protein MKTEVNLNNSPSRIQDENLSLRKKIGILEAENAELRCSLSETRDLLSISGSIGYWDWNAETGYADISETLMNDWGIDPSSYKHSLEESLARIHRDDRDRIWDEIQKATFQNLPYDVEYRVVRPSGEIIWINAKGRAYCNKLGKPYRLTGITINVTEKKRAAENLKEAKDEAERANKVKSAFLANMSHEIRTPLGAIIGFTDLLKDSNVTNVERVRFIDTISRNGKALTRIIDDILDLSKVEAGRLEIECVEFSFVVLLDEVIDLFREQMREKQLYLILNINNKVPKLICSDPVRLRQVLVNIIGNAIKFTSKGGVTISVSSSSDEDWHNFTIDVVDTGIGLTHDQREKLFEPFAQAETSTNRRFGGTGLGLALSRRLARALGGDIQIRENIKKSGSTFSITFKARGPKSNKSPFKIAMPQDFIPDLCGVNILLAEDCPDNQYIIKKILEKTGANVEVVSNGVQVLERTNEKNFDIVLMDIQMPLMDGYEATRILRGSGYSKPIVALTAHAMAEERELTHSVGCNGHLTKPINSTELFSTLSDHVKGCQNPFPADP
- a CDS encoding response regulator is translated as MSIDGKVNILLVDDHEEGLLSLEAVLRRPNYNLVKASSGNEALSAVLKYDFAVILMDVQMPGMDGFETVSLIKQRERSKDIPIIFVTAINKEEEFVHRGYQSGAVDYIFKPFDAFILDLKVAAFVELYLKNRQLREQAELIRQSEVRDRARQITTLQLDGLKRYRHLADSIPHIIWKFQSDGTLDYCNRVWTDYSGLTLEQSSGSGWQLAIFPEDLSHILEKFSSDALGATNFEAECRLLRNEDNSYRWHILRGVLDPYVTGESGSWVVTCTDIDDMKNIEKDLIRAKEESLAANQAKSNFLANMSHEIRTPLGVVLGFSELLAAPEISSADRDLYLATIQKNGELLSRLIGDVLDLSKIEAGHIQIERAPFSLPDFLFNSIQSFQHQAEEKGIRLSATLETSIPTVINSDPMRLRQIMMNVVGNAIKFTEKGEVKIQVKATKNAQGQGLLQIAVTDEGLGITEEQAAKLFKPFIQADSSTTRKYGGTGLGLALSRKLANKLGGDVVLSESALNKGSTFIITLDTGSLNDIKFVDRVGTLHREDTPVPRLVGDLLSGVKVLLAEDSPDNQTLISHFLSLAGAKVQLADNGQQAVDLALDGNFDIVLMDIQMPVLDGYQATRQLRSLNYVKPILALTAHALKEERERSLAAGCDDHLTKPVHREQLLQRIAQHCRRAPTEMREMN